Sequence from the Candidatus Krumholzibacteriia bacterium genome:
CCTGCCCTCTTTCACGGTCGCCTCGAGAGTCTCCTTTCGTTGCGATACCAGACCGCGAGTGCGCTGTGGCCGAGGCGCCAGACGACGTCGAGCGGGGCTTTGCCGCGGCAGCGCGCCAGATCACCATGCTCCCCCTGCCGGTGATGAAGAGCGCAGAGGAGAATCAGGTTGTCCGGCGTATCGCTGCCGCCGTGGCTCCGGTAGCGCAGGTGATGCACTTCGAGACGCGCCCTCGAGGTGCAGCCAGGAGCCATGCAGCGGCCGCTGTCGCGGGCGAAGATGGGATGCACCGACCGGCGTGGTGCCTTGCCGTCGTGCTCCCAAATCCACTCTTCGAGCAAGGCGAGCAGGCCCACCCATTCGGGTACGCGCTCCTTGCGTTGGACGAAAAACCGCGCGATCCGTCCCGAAGGCGGAAGCTGGCTGTCGCGGGCGGGCGAGAGAGCGTCGTCGGGTTCGCTGAGACGTCGCCGTGCCGCTTCGATGCAGCCTTGCAATGCGAAGCCGTCGTCCTCGGGAAGAGAGAGGATGAGAGGGACCTGGAGGAGCGGTCCCTTGCGGACGACGCGTTCCATGAGGCCGCAGGCGAGAGCGAAGGCCTGATTGCAGATGTCGCCCGGGTAGCGTACGAGCGAGCGCCGCCAGGTGGCGTCGTCGAGGGGGACGGGCGGAGGCAAGATGGGATTCCGCGACCGCAAGCCAGTCTTCGACGGCTTGGAAGCTCCTTCAGCACCTTCGTCGAGCGGAAAACGCCGAGAAGTCTGGCACGGGGCATCCCCCGAGCCGCTCGTCTCCTTCGAGCCCTGTCCGTCGGTTTCGCCCAGCGGAAAACGCCGAGAACTCTGGCACGCGCCCTCGCCCGTGGCAGATTCGTCCACCGGGGCGCCAGGGATCTCGGGAGTCGAGCCCGAGTACCCAGGCGTCATGGCGCATGCCAAGGCCACTTGTGCCAGCAACTGCCGGCGGTGCTCGAAGCGATCCTCGTCCCGTAGGCGCTTCACCGTGAGCGGCATTACATGTCTGAGCCACTGGCGCTGCAGCGCCTCGTCCGGCGGCAAGTCCTGCATCCTTCGCACCAAGTGCCCGGCAGCTTCGGTGCCGATCTGGCCCGACTCGTACGCCTGCCGCACGAGGCCCAGCCTTGGCAGCCTCCGCGCCAGGCCAACCCTCTGGTGCGCTGTCGACCCTCCCATCCCGAGCCGCTCTTCCGCATAGGCTTCGAGACTACGGAAGCCGAGCGCCCTCCACATTCTATTGTCGTGGAGCTCGAGGAGCAGTTCTCCCACGTCGATCTGGATCTCGTCCTGCATGCGGACGAGGACCTGGAAGACACCGACGAGCCGCCTGAGATCCCGAGTCCGCGTCTTCGAGCCGGGCTTGGAAAACAGAGCGAGCTTGCGCTCGAGGCGGCGGAGACGGGAGCGGAGCGAGTCGAAGCACTCGAGACGCTGCAGTGCTCGCCGCATCGCCGGCGTGTGCAGGGAGAGCACAATGCCGTGGCCAATCGCCGCGACCGCACAGCTCGCTTTTCCGGCGCCCCCAAGCTGTGCTTCCCCACGCAGCGCTTCGGCGGCTCTCTGTCGCAGGGCTCGCCTCGCGTCGCCTTGCCATCGCGGGCGGAAGTCATCAGGCGGGACACAACCAGCACTCGACGCCTCGGCCACGAGCGCGGGGACGAACCCGGTGATGCCTGCATCCCAGCCTTCGACACAGCGATACAGCTCGAGCGCGGCCTCGAAGATCCAACGGACATCCGGAGGCACCGAGAAGCGGAGCCTGACGCGACTTTCGTCCTCCAGCTCGGCTTCCTGGCTGATATCGCGGGACTCTAAGGATCGAACTCCCGGGCTCGCAGACAGGACCGCTCCCCGTAGCTCCTCGAGCGAAAGCTGCCGAGCCCGAGCGATCCAGCTCCCCACGTTTGCTGGCGTCGCCACCCGGCCGATCACCAAGGCCTCCGACTGATTCAGCGCGCGTCCACCGTCGGCACCGGAGATGGCCTCCGCCAAGCCCGGCAGCCGCTCCAGCGTCTGGTGCAGACTGACGAGCTGGCGGAGCCAGCGACTGTCGCGGTTTAAACGCTCGCGGGTGAAGTCGGCCTGGGTGCGGTAGCCGCAGGCCTGCCAGGCCGTGTGCTGTGTGATCGCCGCTGCGACACGAGCGAGCGGCAGGATGACCACGCTGCCCACTGCCGCGAGCCGCCGAAGGACGAGGTCCGTCTCTAGAACAACAGCCGAGATGAACCTTCCTGAGTGCCATGGGGCAAGTTGGGTGAAGCGAGACGAGGCAAGCGGCTCGGCACGCATGGCCGCCGCGAGGCGCTCGGTGTGCGTGGAGGCAAGCGGCTCGAGGCGCGTAGCCGCGAGTCGCCCGCGTTTTGGCGGAGCAAACGCCGCAACCGCACCGGCCGGGGCCGGCGTCGACATCGCTCTTTCAGTTCCCACGGTACCTGCACCTTGGGAGAACGGGGTATAAGGGTGTACGAGGAATATAGAAAAAAGGCCGAAGCTTGTCAACAGGTCTGCAC
This genomic interval carries:
- a CDS encoding HNH endonuclease signature motif containing protein gives rise to the protein MGSVVILPLARVAAAITQHTAWQACGYRTQADFTRERLNRDSRWLRQLVSLHQTLERLPGLAEAISGADGGRALNQSEALVIGRVATPANVGSWIARARQLSLEELRGAVLSASPGVRSLESRDISQEAELEDESRVRLRFSVPPDVRWIFEAALELYRCVEGWDAGITGFVPALVAEASSAGCVPPDDFRPRWQGDARRALRQRAAEALRGEAQLGGAGKASCAVAAIGHGIVLSLHTPAMRRALQRLECFDSLRSRLRRLERKLALFSKPGSKTRTRDLRRLVGVFQVLVRMQDEIQIDVGELLLELHDNRMWRALGFRSLEAYAEERLGMGGSTAHQRVGLARRLPRLGLVRQAYESGQIGTEAAGHLVRRMQDLPPDEALQRQWLRHVMPLTVKRLRDEDRFEHRRQLLAQVALACAMTPGYSGSTPEIPGAPVDESATGEGACQSSRRFPLGETDGQGSKETSGSGDAPCQTSRRFPLDEGAEGASKPSKTGLRSRNPILPPPVPLDDATWRRSLVRYPGDICNQAFALACGLMERVVRKGPLLQVPLILSLPEDDGFALQGCIEAARRRLSEPDDALSPARDSQLPPSGRIARFFVQRKERVPEWVGLLALLEEWIWEHDGKAPRRSVHPIFARDSGRCMAPGCTSRARLEVHHLRYRSHGGSDTPDNLILLCALHHRQGEHGDLARCRGKAPLDVVWRLGHSALAVWYRNERRLSRRP